CCCCCAGTGCCGTAGATTTAACGGTGTAATAACGCTGTTTGCGAATGGTCTGAATCACCTGGTTAAAATGTGCCAGCAACTCTTGCTCTGAGCCGTATCTTCGCTGCAACGCAGCGTACTCCTCATTGATTTGGCGACGTGCACGTTCAAGGTCTTCCGTTAATAACTTCGCATAGGCATGATCTTCCACACCGGAGGTACTTCTAGCTGCATTGAGCATGTCTTCAACCAATGCTCGGGCCATCTCAACAGCAATAAATGGCGCAGCTCTTGAAGCAAACGACCTAGCAGCCCCTTCATTTAATGCAGAAAGTGTTCGAATCATGCCGCCAATGCTTGCAGGAGCCGAGGTCATAAAAGCCTTTTCGGTGGTGCTAGCTGCCCCAGTATTTCGAGCAAACTTAAAAATAATGCCGTTACTAGAACCTGTACCAAGAAGTAAATTTTCGACCTGAGTTGATAACCCGGCTAGGGTCACGTTAGTGATTGTCGGATTTAGACAGCCGTCTTGTGTCACTGTGTCACATCGGTACATAGCGACGTTACCGCCATGAATTAGATGCTCAATAGTCACTTTATTGCCATTCAGTCTGGTCAGTTTTGGGGCTTTACCTTGACCATCAGCCGCATTAGCTAGATCACCAACGATGATCGAGCCCGTCACGGACATAACCGCTTCAAGAAAACGGTCATCCCCAGATGCAAACCAGCTTGATGCCGAGTGACGTTTCAGTGCTCGCCAAACCAAGTTGCCTTTAATCGTTTTGTTCACATCAGATGCCGCGACACTCGAAGCATTCTCATATGGGTTCTTACCATTGGACTCACTCCAACTGGTAAAAACGTCTCCAGCCCCTTTAAGTGAGCTCAACATGCTGGCTTCTGTTTGCCCCTTTTTACCAAAAGCGGCCAGGGTATCGTTCACGACTCCCTGAGCCATTTGACAGGAATTGCCAAAATACTCGTTCAACTGCTGGATTTTCTTTTGCAGTGTCTCCATGTGCTGGGAGCATTTCTCACACATAGCACTGAGCGCCAATTGGAATGCGTACCCCTTGGCGTTTGCAGCAACAGAGCGAAGTAATTGAACAAACTGATCCGCGTTAACAAATGACAAACTTCCCGCGAACATATCAATGCCACCACAACCGGCTTGGAATGACGGAGGCACCATAGAGACGAGGTTCTCGTTCATGATTCTGTTACGGACAACAACGCTTCCACCAGATATAACGCCACGCCGCTGACTCTCGAATACACCTGGCGCAGTGGTGTTGGTCATTGAACCAAACAACTGGTTCATCTCCTGTTGCAAGCTTGCTTGGCTCATAGATGAAAAACCAATCGCACAGGCGATTAGCGATACTCGGATTACTTTTTTCATCGTTATAACCCTCCTTGTGCACGCAGATAGCGAACAAGGAACTCAGGGTCCTGTAATATCTTTTCGTTAAGCTCTTGGGCTGACATCGCGAGTGACACGCCGGGTTGAACAGGTCTGGTGGCATAGTAAGTTTGATCGTCAATCCAACCGGCTTGATGGGCTGCGAGAATAATTCGATTATTGAGCTCATCAAGGCTCATTGCACCCTGACCAATGGGAGTGATGACATTAGGTGGATCAACTAAGAACACGGCAGGGACAGTCGTAACGGACAATGATTGAGCTTGTCCTGAATCGACTTTGAAATTGGGAAACTCTCCACCCGGTAAAGGCAAGCCATCGACAGCAATAGCAAATACCTCGAAACCGTAGTTTAAAGCCATTGATTCGATGATAGGCGCTTGAGCGTGGCAATAAGGGCAATCCGAACGATAGAAGAAGAACAAGCCAGCCCGTTTTGCTACCTCACCTAAAGCAACATCCCGTTGAGCGCCAGCTTCTCGATCCATCCGATTGGCAGCATAGGTCGCCAAGGGTCTGCGACTGATTTCATCCAAAACTGGATCACCCATGACCACCTGCTGACTAACATCAGCAAACTGTGAGCCCTTATCCATCATGACGCGCTGGAGGTACAGATAGGCTCTGACGTTCTCATTCGTAGGCTCATCAATTGCCTTGTCCATGAACGACTGCATGTGCTCACGAAACCAGGCAGCACTGAAGGGCTTCAGCTCGCTCTGAATCGACTCTGCCGCACCAGATTCCGGCTTAATAAGCTCTTCAGCCTCCGCTGGCTCAGGAATGACCTGATACCAAAACCAGCCTTCCTGGCCACGCTGATAGAATTGCCCATCACTAGCATGGGCGGGCAAGATGAATAGAAAGAAAATAATGATTGGGATGGTCACCCATAGGATGAACCAAGGTAACAAAAGGGTTCTCATTGTCAGCTCCAGAAAATTTCACAGAGCTAACATGCTAAAGATCCCCGCCAGTGCCATTGGCCAGATAGATGAAGGAATTGTGTGTGTTTCTGACTATAGGGAACTGTCAACCCAACTCAGCTGACTTGTCACTATCTCGATAATGCCTATGATATAAAACTGATACCCAACTCAATAAACAATCTCGACTTCAAAAAAATGACATTTCGTTGAACAATGGCCTTTCTCCACAAAAAAACGTCACCGATTAAAAACCTTAGAATAAAGGGCATTAATAAAAATGCTGCACTGCTCTTTCATTTTCCTATTAAAATCAATATACGTATCTTCAGGGATTTTTAGAAAAAGCACATGGAACGGTATCTCTTGTCCTTGCTGGTGAATAATATCTGAAATCACACCCTGTGTTTTTTCAAGGTTAAGTGAAGCCCATCGTTCTTCTGATATAGGGTAAATAAATCCACATCCCTTGATTGCGGCAACATTTCCATACTGCCCTATGTAAGTATGTAGCTGAAAAAGATCTTCACGCTTCACCCCAAATTGTGAATCAAATGCTTTATACTTCACATCAAATACGAATAAACTCTCATCGATTTCTATAACAAGATCAGGTTCAAGTTTTCTCATATAACCACTGAGAGCACCAGATGCTATTTGCTGACGTTGCTCGAACTTACCTAGCAGGCGTAGCCCATCTCGCTTAATGAGCTTACGAATGAAATATTCAAACAACATCGAAATATCGAAAAAGAAAGCACTCGAATCCTGCTGCGAATCAAAATCAGAGCCCTTCCGGTCAATGACTTGCTTAGATAAGTCAATGAGCACGTTATAATCATTGTAGAAAGGGTTGGTGAAATGAGAAGTCCTCAAAATTTCTTGCTGTGACCTTTTAATCCCCTGATTGGCAGTCAGAAATGCACTATAGATATTTCGTGTTTGGTGACAAAATGAGTAATGTGCGACTGCTTCATAAGCTTTTATAAAAAGTGAAGTTGCAGGGCTGTCGTAGCTGTGCTCTCGGTACGAGCATAAATATTTTCCAGATGACTTATTCTGGAAATAATCTGTAGCATTTATAGTTCCCCTTACGCGGGAAATACGATCATTTCTTGTAATATAAGTCTTTGGCAAGCCCAGGCGGTATGCTCTCTTAAACTTAATGTTCCATAGATATGCTAAAAGCCACTCGTAACCGTCTGCGTGACTTTCTCCTCCAATGTTTTCTAATTCGAGAAATCCATCGGCATCTGCAATGATGTATTGAAGGAAAGCATCACCAAAACGTGAGCTGATCTTCAGAGAGTAATCTCCTCGCTTAACAAATCCGATTAGATTGCCCGTGTCGAGATTAAAATTTCTTGCATCCGTACCAGAGACACCGATGAAACCGCCATCTGTATTGTGTTCGTAATCTTCATCATTGAAGAGTATTAAAGCATCGGAAATATTATCATTCAGCGTTTTTTCGACATCACGAGATACCGAATTCAAAAAGTGCCAAATTGCAGACTCGTCGTTATGAGGATAGGTCCATTGTCCTTTTGATTTGGCACTAAGGGTTATCGACTTTCCTAAACGTCTATTTGTCAAAATGCCTTCGCTGACAAAATAGGACTGGTTATCGACCAGTGTGCCGTTCTTAATGATATCGAAAAGCCACACAGTTTAAACCCCAAATGCCTTTCCGAAGGAGCTAATCAGTTCAGTCTCCTTACCTGTTCCACGAAGATACTCCTGTAATAACGGACGAATACAATCATCCCATACACGCTCTCGTACCTCCGAAACTGTAAGGCTGGTTGCATACTTCAAGTCCATCAAATAGGCATGACCAATTTGGTAATCATTACCAAGCAAAGGTTCTTTAGCTATCAATTCATTCAAGCGTTCAAGGTTATCCACCAAGGGCAGCCAAGCTTTGCAAAATTGGTTCAAATGGTATTTCAATAGCGCCATATCAGGCACCACTTCTTCCCAACGGAATCTTCGACGCAAAGCGAAGTCAAAACTTTCGACACTTCTGTCTATCGTGTTCATCGTTCCAATAAGATAGATGTTTGTTGGGATGAAGAACAAATACCCTTGTGCGTCCTTAAGCATACCAGTATGTTCATTGTTCAGATTGGAATATTGGGTTTTAACGCAACCTCTAGTGCCTCGGTATTCCAGACAGTACATTAACTCACCAAAAACGCGAGACAACTCAGCTCGGTTTACCTCATCAATTATAAAGAAAAATGGTGGTACTGCTTCCGATACAAGCTTGGATATATCTGATATTTCGAAAATATCCTGCCAATGCTCGCCTGATAACTTTTCTCTAAACGGGAGAAGTTCCTTGATAGTAAGAGACTCCCACTTCTGAGTAAGTCCAAGCCCATACACATCGATTTCCCACTTACCAGCGCTTCGGCAAAACTCTTTAAAAACACCATTTTGCAACGTTAATTGAGAGTTCCCATCACTGTCCAAAACAGGACGTAGCCCTTCCATAAAGTCTTCATAACTGAAAGAAGGATGAAATTGAACCAACTCAATCTGACTTGCATGTGTGAGACGGCTGTAGGGAGCAAATTCCTCTTTCCAGATGTCAAACAAGAGCGAAGTTTGCAGGCGAGCTTGATAAGTTTTCCCTGTCCCCGGCGCACCGTATTTAACAATCTGCTTCTTTAAACTGAATGGGTTTGACAAATTCTCGTAAAGCACCCAAACAAACTGACTAAGATAAAACTCATCAGTTTTACCTTCCCGAAGCTCATTATCAAACTCGCTTTTGATGCTCTTTAATAGAAAAATGTTTTTAGCAAACCAACTTTGATTTTCTTCTGCTGGGTATGCTGGAATTATTCCTTCGCGTATAAGCCAACTAAAAACCTGATTAAATTTACCGGAATCAACCGTTGTGGAGACTTCGAGCGTACAAGCTGCTGCCACTCGATTAACGAGAACAGGGTTGTTGGATTTACCTTGGTTAGACCACGAATCAGAAAAAATCGTGAAGTTTTCACTGTTTGGAATCAATATAAATTTTTCTAATGCGGATATGAAATTCTTGTTTTTAATGAATGACTGGAAGTTGTCATTGCTCAACACTGACTGTCCGCGAGAAGCGATACCGTTGCTCTTCTCATAGAGTAACTGCTTCAGAAAGGCTTCATCATTTTGAGACAAGCCTTCTCCAGATGTGATTCGCTCACGGATTTGAGCGACCTGACTGTAAAAGTCACGATAGGCTTTGTGCCATCCATTGACTTCATGCTTCCTGTTCTCAATAAGATATTTATATAGGTTTTTCAGTCTACTTTTCATTTATTCCCTTGTTACTGGATTATCGGACACACATCTTGAATTCATTTTGCGCTTTTGTGAGAGACTCATTTAGCCTGTAAACAGTAACCAAAGTCTTCATCGCTCCTGACGGAACGACCACAAAATGCAAATCACTGTTACTGTGCCGCCAAATATCAGCTTTGTTACTATATTTTTGGTTCTTATGAAGAGCTACCTTTTCAGGCAAAATTGCTTTTGTCAATGATGAGCTAAATAACCTTGAAGTCAAAGCCTTCCAAGGATGCTTAGGTACGCCGTCTGAAAGCCGTTCCACAAATCGTTCTAGCGCGTGACGAGTCACCACGACAGGCCCAATATTCGGAACGTTGATGACCTCATCGATTTCTCTCACTGTAGCATTATCGACGCTGTATTCTTCGAAGGAATGTGAGAGCCAATCGTCCCGCTTCTCTACCGAGATCTGTGCTTCCTGGTATCGAGTGAGCAAAAACCTAGTCAGGCTGTAAAGTGAATGCTGAGTTGAGCGTTGTTTCTGTAACTTTTTGATAGCTCCTTTACTGACTCGGATTTGAAGCCCATTACCGCTTCGGTTACTCCCCATCACCTCTTTCACTGACAGTAGGTGATGAATAGCATAAAGCTCAGCTGCAATTGGCTTTTGCTGCTCAGGTAGCTTGTCGTATTGCTCACCTAAATCGACCTTTAGCTCACCACCTCTTCGAAGTCCGGTCTTCCAGTAAACCTTAAACTCACCATCAATCTGCTTTGTTAACAGGGTTAATACCATCATGTTTGTTTCTCCTATTGGTTATCTATTTTTCATTCTCCATGTTTTTTCAAATATGCAAGGCGCAAAAAAAGGGGCCGAAGCCCCTTGGATCAGATATGAACTTTAGGAAAGCCCATGGCACCGTAAACATTCAGCACATCATTCCAATCCCAACTTTTCACGCCGAGTGACGTTGGTATAGGAGGGATCAAGACTTGTGTCAGAATGCCTTTTTTCCAGGCTTTTTTCTTGAGTTCATTCGCTGCATTCAGGCCGGTCTCAGAGAGATCGTGATCTGCCCAGATGTACAGCATTTTCACATTACTTGGTGGTTCAAACCTAGCCAGTAGCGTTGCATTCACAACCGACCAACATGTTTGCCCCGTTGCTCTGGTAACCGCTAAAGCCGTTTCTATACCTTCAGAAACACCTAGTACTTCACCAGGCTCACCTATAGGAATGGCACCACCAGTGATTGTTCTGTCACTTGGTATCGGCATCATCTTTTTAGGCTTTTCAACCGGCGCTTTGAATCCATCTTCACTTAGGTAGATCCGATGAAACGTGGCCGAACGCCCTTGCTGAGTAACGATTTTACCTAGCAGCGCTGGGTAGCTATCGATAAACAGGCCATCTTCATCATGGTAAGGCAAGTTTGGATGAAACCTCAGCACCGAATCCCATTCAGGACTAAGCCGGGTAACAATGCCACGACGATGCATGTAGTTCCAAACTGGTTGCGCACGAGTATCTGCAAGAGAAAACGTTTCTCCCCAGGTTTGATTCAAGCGATGGATAATCGCTTTGTCCTCGTCCTGCTTTCTAGCCTTCCAATCAACTGCGTTACTCGGTATTGGCCGAATAGGGGCTTGTATTTGTCCGGGTTGAATACAAAGAACCTGGCCGATTGCTTCAATAGACTGAGCAAAGTTCCATCCATTAATCCAAGACAACAGTTCAAAACCATCATGAAAGATACCGCAGGTATTACAAACGCCACCACCGGTATATTCAGCATCTTTGAACAGCCTAAAGCCATCACGACCGCCATGAACAGGACAAGCCACATGACGGCCTTTTCGAGCAATAGCGGCATCAAGTTCTGGCACCAACGCCGCCAGTATTTGAAGCCATTGGCCATTAAGATATGGCCTCACTGTTTCAATCTGTAAAGGTAACGCCATATAACCTCCTTAAATAAAATGCCGACTCCTACCACAGGTGGCAAAAGTCAGCTTAGGTCCTGCATTAGCCGTTCGGTTAATACAGGAGCGTTAGTCAAGCTGGATACCATGTCGTCTTAATAGCCACATGATGGACTCACGAAGCACATCAGGATCGACAACCGCAGCCATCGCGCAAACACGAAAGCAAAATGGCGTTAATTCGTCATTTTGAATCCACGACAACACATCCTTGCGCAACCGAGTACTGACACGACCGTCCAGCAACACACGGATTGCATCCAATAGAATGCCTTCGCGTAACTGCCAGATTTCCGTGTCAGACCAAGTGACTGGGGCATCATCAAACTCAAATAGAAATTCGAGCTGTGATAACGTGTGTTGATGGGACTGCTTTTGTGATGAAGGTGAATGGGCAATGCCCCCATTCATTAAAGATAACCGCGTTCGGCAAGCGAAACGCAGCCCTCGTATGCGACCACGACATGGTCAAGCGTTCGAATATCAACAAGTGACAAGGCGTCACGGAGTCGATGAGTGATGCGTTTATCAGCTTCACTGGGTTCAGGATCACCCGATGGATGGTTATGAACCAGTATCACTGCTGCCGCATTAAGTTCTAGCGCTCGTTTTGTTACTTCCCTTGGATACACGCTCGCCGCATCTAAAGTGCCTTTGAATAGCTCTTCAAATCGAATAACGCGATGCTTTGTATCAAGAAACAGCACACCAAAGACTTCGTGCTCATACTCGTGCATCAGTGTTTGCAGGTATGAGAACGCCGACGATGGCTGTTCAATTTTGCGACCTTTACTCAATCGACCACGGGCAAGCTTGAGCGCCATATCTAAGATATCCGCTTCAGTCACTTGCTCAGGAACGATATAAGTACCGGCTTCTTCGCCAGCTAAGAACTTTCTGTTTTTCATAGGAGTCTCCCAAAAAAAGCGGAGACGAACCCATGCCCAGACGGGGACGGAATCGTCCCCGCAGGGTGGTAAAATTGATGTGGTTACTGAATTAACAGTTGTTGTGTTACTTCAAATAACTCACGCTTTAGATCTTTGACGTCGTTAATCACGATGCTTTGTGGAAAGAATCTCTCAACACTGCGTGTTTGAATCCCGATCCCCAGTAGCTCAAAGCCACTGCGTCTGCACCTGTCAACAATGTCATGCGTAGCAGCCCAATCATCTGGGTCACCATCCGTTAGCACTATCATTAGCTTTCGCTTCTGTTTTTGTGCTAACAAACTGTTTGCCGCAAACCACATCGCTTGTGCCATAGGCGTACAACCTCGTGGTTTTTGGTCAAAACAGGCGGCCCGATGTCGAACCGATTGCTTGGGCAATAACGCGATAGAAACTTCCTGATGAATACCAGGAAAATAACTGACCGCAGGTACAACACCCGGTATACCTTCCAATGCCATGGCCAAAGCCAAAGCGGCTTCATTGGCAACATAAAAGTACTTGCGATTACCTTCGCCAATGGGCTTACCCATTGAGCCCGATATATCGACAAGCAAGTGCACAGCAGCATTAGGCGCAATGCGCGGCTGCCTTTGAATAAACAATCTCGATTCACCTGCTTGTGAGGCAGCAAGACGATGGGTTGCAACTCGAAGACCGTGCCGTTTGGCATGATTCCGATTGTCCTGACTGGACTGAACCATGCCCCTAAGCCTGGCTCGAATTTGAGCGGACTCAGACGCCGATAAGGTCAAAATGGCCTCATCACCCAACATAGCCTGCTCTGCTTGGGGCAAACTGAGTGGAGTGACGCCCTGATGTCCTTCAGCTTGTTCCGACAACACTTCTGCCACTTGGGCAAAGGTATCGGGTTCAAACTGAGCGGCACTGGCCTCTAAGGCTTGTCGCAAATTGTCAGCTTGATCAGAGTTATCTGAATCCCCCGTTTCAGCAGCATCCCCCATTGCAGACGAGTCTGCTTCCGGGGTTTGACTGTCACTACTGTTATTGCTGTCATTACTCGCATCTTGTCCAATGTCATCACCGCCATCAGCATCAGACTCATCCTGTGGTGGACGAGATTCTTCTTCCAACATGGCAACGATGGCATCGACAAGTTTCAGCACTTCACCTGTAGATGCCAGGCTAGGCACTGCTGTCAGCATGGCGCTTAACCGGCTCATCGCTGCGGCAGGAAAGAGTTGTCTCACTCTTTCATCAACAGCTTGATACAAAGGCGTCAGCGCTTTCTGGCCCAGAAAATAGCATCTCAAGCGAAACAACAACCAGGCTTGCAAGTTAGATGCAGGCTCAGGCTGTTCAGGTACACACATTTGCTGTGTGTCCACCATGTATTCAATCACTTGCGAAATACTGCGCCGGGTTCCGGGGTAATCCTTTGCCAATTCGTTTTCAATGCGCACATCCTCAATAATATTGAGAAGTGCCTTACGGATCGGCTTAGACGACGCCTTCTTCACCATGTCAAAATTGGTATGCCGAATATGCGCCGCTTCATGAGCCAGATAACCCCAAGCTATCTGTTGATAGTGTGGGTCGTCTGGGTTTGCTGTTGGGATCACAATCCGCTCACCATCGGTAAACGCATCTTGTCCTTGAATAAGCACCTTCACACCAAACTTTTCGCCGTAAGCGGCGGCAACGATTGGCAGTGCGTTTTTTAATGGATGATTCATGGAAGTCTCCTAATCATTAGGGGGAATACTCCCTCAGCGGGAGCGTTTCCCCGCTGGGAATGTAAGTGTTTAAACCAGTGCTTTTAGCTTATCCAGGTCGTATTTTTGACCTAACCAAGCCACCAATTGAGCTGGATTCTCGTGCTGCTCAAATGACGTTTTAAGCTGATCTAAACTCATGATGTCATCCAATGTCAGACCGTACTGGTCTTGTAACTGAGTAGACACCTCGTGTTGATATTGCAGCCAGGCCCGCTCAAAAGCGGTTTGCTGCAATGCCATGTTTGGAACAAACACCATGGCCGTTACCCAAGCTCCTTGTACGTCCGCATCTGCGATCAGCACAGGGTTCTTTGGGATCACGACACTATGTGTTGAGTACGACCGTTGTACTAACGTTCGACAACACGCCACTTCTGGTATCGATTCACTTTCAACCGCATCAGTCACACCACGAAAATGTGCTTCAAACTGCTTCAGTTGGCTGGGGTTATGGATGGTTGATTGCATAATTTCCTCTTACATAGTTCAGAGGACATGCGCCCTTTAGGGCGACATGCCCTCAAGGACGTTAAAAATAAAATGAGTTTGGTACAGTCGAACCAAGGTTTGGTCTGACGGTTGGTTGTGGTATTGCACATAAGTTATCTGGCTGAGCAGATACTGGCTGTGCGGGTTTAGGTTCAGGTTTGGGCATCAGTTGTCTGATATCCAATTGACCTTCACCGTGCATTCTCATCTTGTCTGGATCAGACAAAATTAAAATGGTCGCCATCAGTTCGTGATAGAGATTGTCTGTCACAGGGCCGGTCTTCGGCAGACGAACAAATAAATTGTCCATCGCTTCGACCATCGGCTGGACTCGATGATCCAGGAATGACAAACCATCCAACTTGTCTCTTAACCGCTTCAGAGGATTAAGGGCTCGCTGGCTGATTTGATTCTTACCTGCAACGGAACGCTCAAACAGTTCATTGGCATCACGAGCCACCTCCCTAAAGAGGGTGTGTCCCATGCCATTGACCTTGTCATCTAAGCCACCAGCTTGTTCAGCCGGTTGCATTCGATAGATGGCATAATCGAACTGAAGCCGTTGTTCCACATCTTCAATGGGTGACAGCGCACGCCGGATTGCATCTGCAAATTCCGGGTGTTTTGCAACCCAGTCAAACGTCACCTGATCATAGTTGTCCAAGAACAACTGCTTGCACTGCGCAAACTCCTGACCGATCCGGTCAAGCTCTGGAACAATCTGATCAATTCGGTCCTCAGGGACGGCATAGCCACCTAAAAACCGCACACCGACTTGCTCACACAAGCGCTGCGCTTCTTTCTTAAGCCTTTCAAAGTTCGCCAATGCCTCAGGGTCGCAAATTTTTTTACTCCCTAAGCTGGCAACATCCTTCGGTGGAAGTTGGCTGCCATTGGCTAGTCTGAAATCTTCAGGCCTTAGTTTTTTTCTACCGCTCCAGATGGAACAGTCGATGTGACAAATCAAAAGTTTGTCGAGGGTTTGAATACTCATAGTGCATCCTCATGCGAGATGGGGACGCACCACTCCCAACAGGAGCAATGGCCCCCGTTTTGGTGGTAGTAGTTGACGCGCTAATGGCAATACCACTATCAGAAATAGTAATTTTGCGAATCAGGCGACGATTGGTTGAGATCGATTTTCACAGGCATTAAGTCCAGTGCTTCAGCAATCGGGCGAACCCGCTCTAAATCACTACCTAATAGCCTCAATACATCTTTTTCCAACTTCAGTTGGTCGGATACTTCTATCCCTTCAGGACTCGCTACTGTGAGCGAACACAGAGGTGGTAATTGACGCTTAAAGGCCAGTAACAGCAACAATGGCCATGGGCCATCATCCGTGTTAACAATGCCAGCGCCTTCACCTGACACCATGCTGATTTGATTGGTACTAGGTAATCTGCTTTTGCAAAACCCTAATGACCATTCTCCAATCCTGACCTGGTTATCATCAATAACAGCCAAGCCATAGGCTTCAAGCAGCTTTGCCATATCGAACAACGCTTTTTGCGCCAGCGAGATTTGGCCATTGACGTCCTTGCGAGTACGAAACTCCCAACTGACGTTATTGGCGCACGCGACGCTATCTAGCGCATTTGAGAGTTCAAATGGCCGCCCTTGATGATCAATGCCGACTTGTCCAACCAATCGATAACCCTTGTTGATTTTCTCATTGATTCGTCGGTCTGCTTCAGCGTTAGGATCAGTCGAATCAATCAATCGCTGCTGCGACAATTGACCAGCTTTTCCAAACCGAACTTCAATCTCCTGGGTGTCTGATCC
This portion of the Proteus vulgaris genome encodes:
- a CDS encoding conjugal transfer protein TraH → MKKVIRVSLIACAIGFSSMSQASLQQEMNQLFGSMTNTTAPGVFESQRRGVISGGSVVVRNRIMNENLVSMVPPSFQAGCGGIDMFAGSLSFVNADQFVQLLRSVAANAKGYAFQLALSAMCEKCSQHMETLQKKIQQLNEYFGNSCQMAQGVVNDTLAAFGKKGQTEASMLSSLKGAGDVFTSWSESNGKNPYENASSVAASDVNKTIKGNLVWRALKRHSASSWFASGDDRFLEAVMSVTGSIIVGDLANAADGQGKAPKLTRLNGNKVTIEHLIHGGNVAMYRCDTVTQDGCLNPTITNVTLAGLSTQVENLLLGTGSSNGIIFKFARNTGAASTTEKAFMTSAPASIGGMIRTLSALNEGAARSFASRAAPFIAVEMARALVEDMLNAARSTSGVEDHAYAKLLTEDLERARRQINEEYAALQRRYGSEQELLAHFNQVIQTIRKQRYYTVKSTALGE
- a CDS encoding thioredoxin family protein, coding for MRTLLLPWFILWVTIPIIIFFLFILPAHASDGQFYQRGQEGWFWYQVIPEPAEAEELIKPESGAAESIQSELKPFSAAWFREHMQSFMDKAIDEPTNENVRAYLYLQRVMMDKGSQFADVSQQVVMGDPVLDEISRRPLATYAANRMDREAGAQRDVALGEVAKRAGLFFFYRSDCPYCHAQAPIIESMALNYGFEVFAIAVDGLPLPGGEFPNFKVDSGQAQSLSVTTVPAVFLVDPPNVITPIGQGAMSLDELNNRIILAAHQAGWIDDQTYYATRPVQPGVSLAMSAQELNEKILQDPEFLVRYLRAQGGL
- a CDS encoding 5-methylcytosine restriction system specificity protein McrC produces the protein MWLFDIIKNGTLVDNQSYFVSEGILTNRRLGKSITLSAKSKGQWTYPHNDESAIWHFLNSVSRDVEKTLNDNISDALILFNDEDYEHNTDGGFIGVSGTDARNFNLDTGNLIGFVKRGDYSLKISSRFGDAFLQYIIADADGFLELENIGGESHADGYEWLLAYLWNIKFKRAYRLGLPKTYITRNDRISRVRGTINATDYFQNKSSGKYLCSYREHSYDSPATSLFIKAYEAVAHYSFCHQTRNIYSAFLTANQGIKRSQQEILRTSHFTNPFYNDYNVLIDLSKQVIDRKGSDFDSQQDSSAFFFDISMLFEYFIRKLIKRDGLRLLGKFEQRQQIASGALSGYMRKLEPDLVIEIDESLFVFDVKYKAFDSQFGVKREDLFQLHTYIGQYGNVAAIKGCGFIYPISEERWASLNLEKTQGVISDIIHQQGQEIPFHVLFLKIPEDTYIDFNRKMKEQCSIFINALYSKVFNR
- a CDS encoding McrB family protein; translated protein: MKSRLKNLYKYLIENRKHEVNGWHKAYRDFYSQVAQIRERITSGEGLSQNDEAFLKQLLYEKSNGIASRGQSVLSNDNFQSFIKNKNFISALEKFILIPNSENFTIFSDSWSNQGKSNNPVLVNRVAAACTLEVSTTVDSGKFNQVFSWLIREGIIPAYPAEENQSWFAKNIFLLKSIKSEFDNELREGKTDEFYLSQFVWVLYENLSNPFSLKKQIVKYGAPGTGKTYQARLQTSLLFDIWKEEFAPYSRLTHASQIELVQFHPSFSYEDFMEGLRPVLDSDGNSQLTLQNGVFKEFCRSAGKWEIDVYGLGLTQKWESLTIKELLPFREKLSGEHWQDIFEISDISKLVSEAVPPFFFIIDEVNRAELSRVFGELMYCLEYRGTRGCVKTQYSNLNNEHTGMLKDAQGYLFFIPTNIYLIGTMNTIDRSVESFDFALRRRFRWEEVVPDMALLKYHLNQFCKAWLPLVDNLERLNELIAKEPLLGNDYQIGHAYLMDLKYATSLTVSEVRERVWDDCIRPLLQEYLRGTGKETELISSFGKAFGV
- a CDS encoding DUF7146 domain-containing protein gives rise to the protein MALPLQIETVRPYLNGQWLQILAALVPELDAAIARKGRHVACPVHGGRDGFRLFKDAEYTGGGVCNTCGIFHDGFELLSWINGWNFAQSIEAIGQVLCIQPGQIQAPIRPIPSNAVDWKARKQDEDKAIIHRLNQTWGETFSLADTRAQPVWNYMHRRGIVTRLSPEWDSVLRFHPNLPYHDEDGLFIDSYPALLGKIVTQQGRSATFHRIYLSEDGFKAPVEKPKKMMPIPSDRTITGGAIPIGEPGEVLGVSEGIETALAVTRATGQTCWSVVNATLLARFEPPSNVKMLYIWADHDLSETGLNAANELKKKAWKKGILTQVLIPPIPTSLGVKSWDWNDVLNVYGAMGFPKVHI
- the radC gene encoding RadC family protein yields the protein MKNRKFLAGEEAGTYIVPEQVTEADILDMALKLARGRLSKGRKIEQPSSAFSYLQTLMHEYEHEVFGVLFLDTKHRVIRFEELFKGTLDAASVYPREVTKRALELNAAAVILVHNHPSGDPEPSEADKRITHRLRDALSLVDIRTLDHVVVAYEGCVSLAERGYL
- a CDS encoding VWA domain-containing protein; the encoded protein is MNHPLKNALPIVAAAYGEKFGVKVLIQGQDAFTDGERIVIPTANPDDPHYQQIAWGYLAHEAAHIRHTNFDMVKKASSKPIRKALLNIIEDVRIENELAKDYPGTRRSISQVIEYMVDTQQMCVPEQPEPASNLQAWLLFRLRCYFLGQKALTPLYQAVDERVRQLFPAAAMSRLSAMLTAVPSLASTGEVLKLVDAIVAMLEEESRPPQDESDADGGDDIGQDASNDSNNSSDSQTPEADSSAMGDAAETGDSDNSDQADNLRQALEASAAQFEPDTFAQVAEVLSEQAEGHQGVTPLSLPQAEQAMLGDEAILTLSASESAQIRARLRGMVQSSQDNRNHAKRHGLRVATHRLAASQAGESRLFIQRQPRIAPNAAVHLLVDISGSMGKPIGEGNRKYFYVANEAALALAMALEGIPGVVPAVSYFPGIHQEVSIALLPKQSVRHRAACFDQKPRGCTPMAQAMWFAANSLLAQKQKRKLMIVLTDGDPDDWAATHDIVDRCRRSGFELLGIGIQTRSVERFFPQSIVINDVKDLKRELFEVTQQLLIQ